A single region of the Planctomycetota bacterium genome encodes:
- a CDS encoding O-antigen ligase family protein has protein sequence MTKFGIMCDRFLEACWLAALILSPLYMNIYTHRMFEPDKGTISRSLALLMIVFYLIKVMETTKPAAQTQTPANKQKKQAEENQAKIPSKSVRSYIILPFLAFITIYIISVVFSAVPFNSLWGGYDRMQGLYTNASFWVIFILAAINIKTREQVERLISTIIFTSVPIVAYCFIQRLRLDPVPWQAMDPSIRVSATMGNPIFLSAYLIIPITLTISRFARSLYEKNLIAYIFYGVLVVLQVITVFLSQSRGPMMGMFGSIFLFILIYAWAYRKKTLLLTTIGASVFGIIFLFVFNLPHIVTFKNPPDTVGGYDMQSIKNSELQTISNTSISTMESLWHKTFGKLLNIQYFRQFGRLLETNPRSSGRTRIVLWKGVWKLINDKDEPYRFFIGWGPESLSTVYYKNYTMELARLEGANVHADRTHNHYLDVWVMHGILGLIAYLSMLAAIFYTAFRIIRSIRNVSPPTGPPDAISTGGISTDILIVIGLATAILAHLGEIFVGIAIVSTYTHFWVITATIYAIYRLSLLSQNNKKTDYSPLDTESGFHWGVYLLLGYALLTLVIAFILFQFSWPTGMLPPDMKSTRDALLTTFCIWLLAGVILGIVAWPRYLFWTYTGQTIMMAVIMVRRYWPDDSTNTDMLMIYSWLWIMAGIVVGALSLSRKERPIRIWTFSNVLVGLVISTVVFYIIANKNLSVLRADGFYKFCFSYDQSAEQAVNNGEESAKVALKEGKENEAVKIRRDKRNEAFQIRLMCIKHFQNALKFAPDERAYLNGAGRNFLELAKLAMDQGREPNANPINKLRNVPSIKDLVEGDFLKRGPDNRLYTDYTYHDFAICSFSCIQRAYELDRKNYERIIALIRIYRYLGDMERDPTKIEKALKLCDEARKASPLNDKTDDEIKQLMQRKEAFSAPPPPEQQPK, from the coding sequence ATGACAAAGTTCGGTATTATGTGCGATAGATTCCTAGAGGCGTGCTGGCTGGCAGCGCTGATACTCTCGCCTCTCTATATGAATATCTACACCCACCGGATGTTTGAGCCAGACAAGGGCACAATCAGTCGCTCATTGGCGCTCCTGATGATTGTGTTTTATCTTATAAAAGTAATGGAAACCACCAAACCCGCAGCCCAGACTCAAACACCTGCGAATAAACAAAAGAAACAAGCCGAAGAAAACCAGGCTAAAATCCCTTCTAAATCAGTTCGGAGTTATATCATCCTGCCATTTTTGGCATTTATTACCATCTATATTATTTCGGTGGTCTTTTCAGCCGTGCCGTTTAACAGTTTGTGGGGCGGTTATGACCGGATGCAGGGGCTTTATACCAATGCCTCTTTTTGGGTAATCTTTATACTCGCGGCCATAAATATCAAAACCCGGGAGCAGGTAGAGCGGCTCATCAGCACCATAATTTTCACCTCGGTCCCGATTGTGGCTTATTGTTTTATCCAGCGACTGAGGTTAGACCCGGTGCCCTGGCAAGCCATGGATCCGTCAATCAGGGTTTCCGCCACCATGGGCAATCCGATATTTCTTTCGGCTTACCTGATAATACCAATTACCTTGACTATCTCAAGGTTTGCCAGAAGTCTCTATGAAAAGAATCTAATAGCTTACATTTTTTACGGGGTGCTTGTCGTTCTGCAGGTTATCACGGTATTCTTAAGCCAGAGCCGCGGTCCGATGATGGGAATGTTCGGTAGCATTTTCCTATTTATCTTAATTTATGCCTGGGCGTACCGTAAAAAAACCCTTTTGCTAACAACTATCGGCGCTTCTGTGTTTGGAATTATATTTCTTTTTGTCTTCAACCTACCTCATATCGTCACTTTCAAGAACCCGCCCGATACGGTAGGCGGATATGACATGCAATCCATTAAAAATAGCGAGCTTCAAACGATCTCTAATACTTCAATCAGCACCATGGAATCGTTGTGGCATAAAACCTTCGGAAAATTACTGAATATCCAGTACTTTCGCCAGTTTGGACGCCTGCTGGAAACAAATCCCCGCTCATCCGGAAGAACCAGAATAGTTTTGTGGAAAGGCGTATGGAAATTAATCAACGATAAGGATGAACCGTATCGCTTTTTTATCGGCTGGGGGCCTGAATCGCTTTCTACGGTCTATTATAAAAATTACACTATGGAATTGGCAAGATTAGAGGGGGCTAATGTCCATGCAGACCGTACCCATAATCACTATCTTGACGTCTGGGTAATGCACGGCATCTTGGGTTTAATTGCCTATCTATCAATGCTGGCGGCAATATTTTATACGGCTTTCAGAATCATTCGCTCAATCAGAAATGTATCCCCGCCAACCGGACCGCCTGATGCTATTTCAACAGGAGGGATTTCCACTGACATTCTTATTGTTATAGGGTTGGCCACTGCGATTCTGGCTCATCTTGGTGAAATCTTCGTCGGTATCGCTATTGTCTCCACCTATACTCACTTCTGGGTTATTACCGCAACAATTTATGCAATTTACCGGCTAAGCCTGCTTTCGCAGAACAATAAAAAAACGGATTACTCCCCCCTGGATACAGAGTCGGGATTCCACTGGGGCGTGTATCTGCTTTTAGGATACGCACTACTTACCCTTGTCATCGCATTCATCCTGTTCCAGTTCTCCTGGCCTACCGGAATGCTGCCGCCGGATATGAAATCCACCAGAGATGCCCTGCTGACTACTTTTTGCATCTGGTTACTGGCCGGGGTTATCCTGGGTATTGTAGCCTGGCCCCGCTATTTATTCTGGACCTATACAGGCCAAACCATAATGATGGCGGTAATCATGGTCAGACGCTACTGGCCTGACGACTCTACTAACACCGATATGTTAATGATTTACTCGTGGTTATGGATTATGGCCGGCATCGTTGTCGGGGCTTTATCGCTGTCCAGGAAAGAAAGGCCCATCCGGATATGGACTTTCAGCAATGTCCTGGTGGGGCTGGTAATATCCACAGTTGTTTTCTATATCATCGCAAATAAAAACCTTTCGGTGCTTCGAGCAGATGGCTTTTATAAATTCTGTTTCAGTTATGACCAGAGCGCCGAACAGGCTGTCAATAACGGGGAAGAAAGCGCTAAGGTCGCGCTAAAAGAAGGAAAAGAAAACGAGGCGGTTAAAATCAGGCGCGATAAAAGAAACGAGGCGTTTCAGATCAGATTAATGTGCATCAAGCATTTCCAGAACGCTCTCAAATTCGCCCCCGACGAAAGGGCGTACCTTAACGGTGCCGGCCGGAATTTCCTGGAACTTGCTAAGTTAGCTATGGACCAGGGCCGGGAACCCAACGCTAACCCCATTAATAAACTTCGCAATGTACCAAGCATTAAGGACTTGGTTGAGGGCGACTTCCTTAAAAGGGGTCCCGATAACCGGCTGTATACGGATTATACTTATCATGACTTTGCCATTTGCAGTTTTTCCTGTATCCAGCGGGCATATGAACTTGACCGAAAGAATTACGAGCGCATCATCGCCCTAATAAGAATTTACCGCTACCTCGGCGATATGGAGCGCGACCCGACTAAGATAGAAAAAGCATTGAAACTTTGCGACGAAGCCCGTAAAGCCAGCCCGCTGAATGATAAAACCGACGATGAAATCAAGCAATTGATGCAGAGAAAAGAAGCATTTTCAGCGCCACCGCCACCAGAGCAACAGCCAAAATAA
- a CDS encoding sulfite exporter TauE/SafE family protein, with translation MIILVLVGIIIGAVGTLAGIGGGIFIVPVLFSIYQFSPQAAIGTSLFVVAFNAFSGTVAYARYKRIYWRLGAIIIVSGIPGVIIGAFASNIFTGTAFKIVFAGVLILAAIYLLFRKNKSSGNVKICTPLELSRKKVIMVVFVGFVTGFIASCLGIGGGIIHVPVLIYLLKIPVHIATATSHFILFSTVLLSIVPHALWGHIDYVPGLLMGGGALIGAQVGAYISSKVRPRVILIILAVALVAVALKMLLFSASIA, from the coding sequence ATGATAATATTAGTTCTTGTCGGCATTATAATAGGGGCGGTCGGCACCCTGGCCGGCATCGGAGGCGGTATTTTTATCGTTCCGGTTCTGTTCTCAATATATCAGTTCAGTCCCCAGGCGGCAATCGGGACCTCTCTTTTCGTTGTTGCCTTCAACGCCTTTTCGGGCACGGTTGCCTATGCCCGATACAAAAGGATATACTGGCGTCTCGGCGCTATTATTATCGTTTCGGGCATCCCGGGTGTTATTATCGGGGCCTTTGCCTCAAATATTTTTACGGGAACGGCATTCAAGATTGTCTTTGCCGGTGTCCTTATTTTGGCGGCTATTTATTTATTGTTCAGAAAAAACAAATCATCTGGAAATGTGAAAATCTGCACACCCCTGGAATTATCAAGGAAAAAAGTTATAATGGTTGTGTTTGTCGGATTCGTAACCGGCTTTATCGCCTCATGTCTGGGAATCGGAGGGGGGATTATTCATGTCCCGGTATTGATTTATTTGTTGAAAATACCAGTTCACATCGCAACCGCTACGTCTCATTTTATATTGTTCAGTACGGTATTGCTTTCGATTGTCCCTCATGCGTTGTGGGGGCATATTGATTACGTCCCTGGGTTATTGATGGGTGGCGGCGCTCTAATCGGTGCGCAGGTTGGGGCTTACATCTCTTCTAAAGTGCGCCCGAGGGTGATATTGATTATTTTGGCTGTTGCTCTGGTGGCGGTGGCGCTGAAAATGCTTCTTTTCTCTGCATCAATTGCTTGA
- a CDS encoding diguanylate cyclase has translation MDISSFNKEDLAKLVFIDELTNLYNRRFFYQYLSDKVNWKDPSGGFSLLMMDIDFFKKINDTYGHLEGDNVLRQLGAVLKETIGDKGLAVRYAGDEFSAILPSIDKKKSLALAEAILKRVSDTKFHQRDTKAAPLAINISIGIASFPDDAHASQDLIEQADKALYLSKREGRNRVSIAGSFSDEDILERNIFLNFPCPDFVARQDFYHEIVRFLAPAQEANTFILVEGPVGAGKSRLLRELSGYKDAVTFYNSCNEIDSLIPYRPVITFINSLAESNNSLLGEACKELTRDMLSEISRIVPNISKFILPHNDSSFQTTGQNRKLLFDSLVTLLNLLSQKKPLLFLMDESQNIDHATLLIVEALTEREKGCSVIVAAIRDDYLNISQSANEVFNQFLSTISERQNYKRFALPLFNKGQTAEIISTIFSKKFPDQTFYDKIHQTTKGNPLFIEELLKHLLLKDFIKRVNNQWVLDLPSLPPAIWQKDLDTIIAENIDLLEAETKTVIKQATVVGQNVPLDVLKDVAHQNEGETIDALDKAKRLNIIKPTEPNKQDQFTFTTKHFQEIVYQNIEEKERETLHQAVGDATEKLYQDKLDSVAPTLAFHFAKAGDEAKAQMYGQKTENQTANLFRKDEIPEYYSSLQGIVQSKIKEAIQPLSPQKMALVKDLLRNLLSTSKNMRLYPDGSQLIVMASGGLVKIMNSIFDETQTFTLSEAKSALNINTTPLDVKTYGSAVEEFLSLLKEHYIKSITFRHGVTEQEIERLLKNLDRSPDKPFAIKGYWNQFLDDRGITNIGVAQRSFIAAKGKDAPASVSTAQEKVELDGPIVGVLKDFFRFFCAAVENIKLYPPGSQLAMEAVKFVTQSIENVFSHLSILNLSVSDDILLVNGTPGHPRILGTASTALSKIIREYQLKSVSFIKGTTKEELEYFISILSGTPVDEAKQKSVKDWDTILLGKGISNIKIGMMVYVTADTSRRMALPTGLPGAMPAPPPGTPESVASQQPRAPAAAPPKPASKKDESLTARFTDIMKGLPDRLLEDESLKIANELLANSDEENFSQFHQKFIQNLRSNRQETRLTAHTAYQKLLKSAQPEAQALLIAKTEPIILGEIPLERFSSVYNALFNSALKHALYYMENRGYSGLKNIISVILKRHSEEKASDSTRKLTISTTSALKTQGGANFKLYSALKESKSFPEFLQSLFHHDDDVKNLVRSIFVTFNLVAVQDLIDLIKETDDIASREAVAALINQMGNQAHQFFVNELKVQTDESVLKHLLGIAHLIPAEDMEQTLAEFIREPFYKETINALARLNPDKSTAVLLPLLNNKNTNLLLSVLAVLGGLQYSKPVLKSQASSAILALMGASSSPEIQKESAKTLVKMQEQKAIPVFAKMLAAKRFLGFVGGMSDEIRGTAAWALGQIKTPEAQEALNSAINDKSPQVRSIVKLSLKNYE, from the coding sequence ATGGATATCTCTTCGTTCAATAAAGAAGATTTGGCCAAACTGGTTTTTATTGACGAACTTACCAACCTTTACAACCGCCGCTTTTTTTACCAATATCTCAGCGATAAAGTAAACTGGAAAGACCCCTCCGGAGGTTTTTCACTTCTAATGATGGACATCGATTTCTTCAAGAAAATAAACGACACCTACGGTCATCTGGAAGGTGACAATGTCCTGCGGCAGTTGGGGGCGGTTCTTAAAGAAACCATTGGGGATAAAGGATTAGCCGTCCGATATGCCGGAGATGAATTCTCGGCGATTCTGCCTTCTATCGATAAAAAAAAATCCCTGGCGCTGGCCGAAGCTATATTAAAACGCGTTTCCGATACAAAATTCCATCAGCGTGATACCAAAGCGGCGCCGCTGGCTATAAATATCAGCATTGGCATCGCCTCGTTCCCCGATGACGCCCATGCATCCCAGGATTTGATAGAGCAGGCTGATAAAGCTCTTTATCTATCCAAACGCGAGGGGCGCAACCGCGTCTCAATCGCCGGTTCATTCTCGGATGAGGATATTCTGGAGCGCAATATTTTCCTCAACTTCCCCTGTCCGGATTTTGTTGCCCGCCAGGATTTCTATCATGAAATCGTAAGATTCCTGGCTCCGGCTCAAGAAGCGAACACCTTTATATTAGTTGAAGGTCCGGTCGGGGCCGGCAAGAGCCGCTTGTTGCGTGAATTGTCCGGTTATAAAGACGCCGTTACTTTCTACAACTCCTGCAATGAAATAGATTCATTAATTCCTTATAGACCTGTCATCACATTTATAAACTCGTTAGCCGAATCCAACAATTCCCTGTTGGGTGAAGCCTGCAAGGAATTAACCAGGGATATGCTCTCGGAAATAAGCCGCATCGTACCGAATATAAGTAAATTTATACTACCACACAACGATTCCTCCTTCCAGACAACCGGACAAAACAGAAAATTATTATTTGATTCTCTGGTAACGCTCCTCAATCTCTTATCTCAGAAAAAACCGCTGTTGTTTCTCATGGATGAGTCGCAGAATATTGACCACGCTACACTTTTGATAGTAGAGGCGCTGACCGAACGGGAAAAAGGGTGCTCCGTGATAGTTGCCGCAATCCGTGACGACTACCTTAATATTTCCCAGTCAGCTAACGAGGTGTTCAACCAGTTCCTTTCGACCATCTCAGAAAGGCAGAATTATAAACGGTTCGCCCTGCCGCTCTTTAATAAAGGGCAAACCGCTGAAATCATCTCGACGATATTCTCCAAGAAATTCCCTGACCAGACTTTCTATGATAAAATCCACCAGACTACCAAAGGCAATCCTTTATTTATTGAAGAACTGCTAAAACATTTATTGCTTAAGGATTTTATTAAACGGGTTAATAATCAATGGGTTCTGGATTTGCCTTCACTCCCGCCGGCCATTTGGCAAAAAGACCTTGATACCATCATCGCAGAGAATATCGACCTGCTGGAGGCGGAAACTAAGACCGTTATCAAACAAGCCACCGTGGTCGGGCAAAATGTTCCGCTTGACGTTCTCAAGGATGTGGCGCACCAAAACGAGGGCGAAACTATCGATGCACTCGACAAAGCTAAGCGACTCAATATCATCAAACCCACCGAACCGAATAAACAAGATCAGTTTACTTTTACCACCAAACACTTCCAGGAGATTGTCTACCAAAATATTGAGGAAAAGGAGCGCGAGACCCTGCACCAAGCCGTCGGCGATGCAACCGAAAAACTCTACCAGGATAAACTGGATTCCGTTGCCCCAACCCTGGCATTCCATTTTGCCAAGGCCGGCGACGAGGCCAAGGCCCAGATGTACGGCCAAAAAACGGAAAACCAAACCGCAAATCTCTTCCGCAAGGATGAGATTCCGGAATATTATTCATCCCTGCAGGGTATTGTCCAATCTAAAATAAAAGAGGCAATCCAGCCCTTGTCGCCACAGAAAATGGCCCTGGTCAAGGACCTCCTGCGCAATCTTCTTTCCACCAGCAAGAATATGCGTCTCTATCCGGACGGCAGCCAACTGATTGTCATGGCTTCTGGAGGTCTGGTCAAGATTATGAATAGCATATTTGACGAAACCCAGACCTTCACCCTAAGCGAAGCCAAAAGCGCCCTTAATATCAACACCACCCCATTGGATGTCAAAACCTACGGCTCGGCGGTCGAGGAGTTCCTTTCGCTTCTGAAGGAACATTATATCAAAAGCATCACCTTCCGTCATGGCGTAACCGAACAAGAAATAGAGCGCCTCCTTAAGAATCTTGACAGGTCGCCGGACAAACCCTTTGCTATCAAGGGCTACTGGAATCAATTTCTTGACGATAGGGGTATCACTAATATCGGCGTTGCCCAGCGGTCGTTTATCGCCGCAAAAGGAAAGGACGCTCCTGCGTCGGTTTCCACGGCCCAGGAAAAAGTGGAATTAGATGGTCCAATTGTTGGGGTGCTTAAGGATTTCTTCCGGTTTTTCTGCGCCGCAGTGGAAAATATCAAACTCTATCCGCCGGGTAGTCAGTTGGCTATGGAAGCCGTCAAGTTTGTCACCCAATCCATAGAAAACGTCTTCAGCCACCTTTCTATCCTTAATCTTTCGGTCTCTGACGATATCCTTTTAGTCAACGGCACTCCGGGCCATCCGCGGATCTTAGGAACGGCATCCACTGCGCTCTCCAAAATTATCCGCGAATATCAACTCAAGAGCGTCTCGTTTATCAAGGGCACTACCAAAGAAGAATTAGAGTATTTCATTTCCATCTTAAGCGGAACTCCGGTAGACGAGGCTAAGCAAAAATCCGTCAAGGACTGGGATACTATCCTATTAGGAAAAGGCATCAGCAACATAAAAATCGGGATGATGGTTTATGTTACGGCCGATACATCCCGAAGAATGGCACTGCCAACCGGATTGCCCGGAGCAATGCCGGCGCCGCCGCCCGGGACGCCGGAATCTGTTGCCAGCCAGCAACCCAGGGCGCCGGCCGCAGCGCCGCCAAAACCCGCGTCTAAAAAGGACGAATCTCTGACCGCCCGTTTTACCGATATAATGAAAGGTCTGCCGGACCGGCTACTTGAAGATGAATCGCTCAAGATTGCCAATGAATTGCTCGCCAATAGTGACGAAGAAAATTTCAGCCAGTTCCACCAGAAATTTATCCAGAACCTAAGAAGCAACCGTCAGGAAACCCGCCTTACAGCACATACGGCCTACCAAAAACTTTTGAAATCAGCCCAGCCTGAAGCTCAAGCATTGTTAATAGCTAAAACCGAACCGATTATTTTAGGTGAAATTCCCCTTGAAAGATTCTCGTCGGTTTATAACGCCCTGTTTAATTCCGCGCTCAAGCACGCACTCTATTATATGGAGAACAGGGGATACAGCGGACTAAAGAACATCATCAGCGTTATCCTAAAGCGTCATTCAGAGGAAAAAGCATCCGATTCAACCCGGAAACTTACCATTTCCACAACGTCTGCGCTTAAGACGCAGGGTGGCGCTAATTTCAAACTCTATTCGGCCCTCAAGGAAAGCAAGAGCTTCCCCGAATTCCTCCAGAGCTTATTCCATCACGATGATGACGTCAAAAATCTCGTTCGTAGTATCTTTGTCACCTTCAACTTGGTTGCGGTCCAGGACCTAATTGACCTCATTAAGGAAACCGATGACATTGCCTCGCGTGAAGCCGTCGCCGCACTCATAAATCAGATGGGCAATCAGGCACACCAGTTTTTTGTCAATGAACTCAAGGTTCAAACCGATGAGTCAGTTCTCAAGCATCTTTTGGGCATTGCCCATCTCATACCCGCTGAAGACATGGAACAAACGCTGGCGGAATTTATCAGAGAACCTTTCTACAAAGAAACCATTAACGCCTTAGCCCGGCTCAATCCGGATAAATCAACGGCTGTTTTACTACCTTTACTCAATAATAAAAATACTAATCTGCTTTTATCGGTTTTAGCTGTTCTCGGAGGTTTGCAATATTCCAAGCCGGTACTGAAAAGCCAGGCGTCATCAGCCATACTCGCCCTCATGGGAGCATCATCATCACCGGAGATCCAAAAGGAATCGGCAAAAACGCTGGTTAAAATGCAGGAGCAGAAGGCGATTCCGGTTTTCGCCAAAATGCTTGCGGCAAAGCGGTTCCTGGGGTTTGTCGGCGGCATGTCTGATGAGATACGCGGGACGGCGGCCTGGGCTCTGGGCCAGATTAAAACCCCTGAAGCTCAGGAAGCCTTAAATTCGGCGATTAACGACAAAAGTCCGCAAGTCCGCTCTATCGTCAAGCTCAGCCTGAAAAATTACGAATAG
- the sucC gene encoding ADP-forming succinate--CoA ligase subunit beta yields the protein MNLHEYQAKQLLAKYGIKTPRGAVAGEPKQAAEIFNKLNLSKAVAKAQVHSGGRGKAGGIKVINSAAEAAKATGELIGQTLITHQSGPAGKPIHKVLIEETLPIEKELYASIVIDRKHNCPVLMASTEGGMEIEELAAKSPEKIIKLHLHPYLGLQPYQARELVYALASSIEQNTLRSTLYADGAKLFVGLSKLFAENDCSLAEINPLIISKDGLIALDGKINLDDRGLFRHKDLLEMRDISQEHPQEYEASKHDLSYIGLDGNIGCMVNGAGLAMATMDLIKLHGGEPANFLDVGGGASKEQVANAFKLLISNKNVEAILVNIFGGIMKCDVIAEGITAAVKETGLNLPLVVRLEGTNVKIGKEILNKSGLNIVSADTMDGAAIKVVKCSQR from the coding sequence ATGAACCTCCACGAATATCAGGCCAAGCAACTGTTGGCTAAATATGGGATCAAGACCCCGCGCGGAGCGGTCGCTGGTGAGCCCAAACAAGCCGCAGAAATATTTAACAAGTTAAATCTGTCCAAGGCGGTAGCTAAAGCCCAGGTTCATTCAGGCGGACGCGGCAAGGCTGGCGGCATCAAGGTTATCAATTCGGCTGCTGAAGCCGCCAAAGCCACCGGCGAACTCATCGGCCAGACCCTAATTACACACCAGAGCGGCCCGGCCGGCAAGCCCATCCATAAGGTCCTCATTGAGGAAACCCTGCCGATAGAAAAAGAACTCTATGCCAGCATTGTTATTGACCGCAAGCATAATTGCCCGGTCCTGATGGCATCGACCGAAGGCGGCATGGAAATAGAGGAACTGGCCGCCAAGTCGCCGGAAAAGATTATAAAATTACATTTACATCCATACCTGGGCCTGCAACCGTATCAGGCGCGGGAGCTGGTCTACGCATTAGCAAGTAGCATAGAACAAAATACTCTACGCTCCACGCTTTACGCTGATGGCGCAAAACTATTTGTGGGGCTAAGCAAGCTGTTCGCCGAAAATGATTGTTCTCTGGCCGAAATAAACCCGCTGATTATCAGTAAAGACGGGCTGATTGCCCTGGACGGAAAAATCAATCTGGATGACCGCGGATTATTCCGGCACAAGGATTTGTTGGAGATGCGCGACATCTCCCAGGAGCATCCGCAGGAATATGAAGCATCCAAGCACGATCTCTCGTATATCGGACTGGACGGCAATATCGGCTGCATGGTCAACGGCGCCGGACTGGCTATGGCCACCATGGACCTGATTAAACTGCACGGTGGCGAGCCAGCCAATTTCCTTGACGTGGGTGGCGGCGCATCCAAAGAACAGGTGGCTAACGCTTTCAAACTTCTTATTTCTAATAAGAATGTCGAGGCCATCCTGGTCAATATCTTCGGCGGAATCATGAAATGCGATGTCATTGCCGAAGGCATTACCGCGGCAGTCAAAGAAACCGGCTTAAACCTGCCCTTGGTGGTTCGGCTGGAAGGCACCAACGTTAAAATAGGCAAAGAAATCTTAAATAAGTCAGGGCTGAATATCGTTTCAGCCGATACCATGGATGGGGCGGCCATAAAAGTCGTCAAATGTAGTCAAAGATAG
- the sucD gene encoding succinate--CoA ligase subunit alpha, which yields MSILVNKDTKVIVQGITGGAGSFHATQMLEYGTKIVGGVTPGKGGTRFADKVPIFDTVRQAVEKTGADTSVIFVPAAFCADALYEAADSGLKLVVCITEGVPTLDMVKVHKFYQDKGVRLVGPNGPGIITPGECKIGIMPGYIHKKGTIGVISRSGTLTYEAVWQLTNLGLGQSTCLGIGGDSIIGTSFIDALELFRADKDTKAIVLIGEIGGTMEEEAADYIKKNIKKPVVAFIAGKTAPKGKRMGHAGAIISGGKGTAQEKIDKLTACGIKVVPNPAEIGNTVAETLK from the coding sequence ATGAGTATTTTAGTCAACAAAGACACTAAGGTCATTGTCCAGGGCATCACAGGCGGAGCTGGATCTTTCCACGCCACCCAGATGCTGGAATACGGCACTAAAATAGTTGGCGGGGTCACGCCCGGCAAGGGCGGTACCAGATTCGCCGACAAGGTGCCGATATTTGATACGGTCCGTCAGGCCGTGGAAAAGACCGGCGCTGACACATCAGTGATATTTGTCCCGGCCGCCTTTTGCGCCGATGCGCTTTATGAAGCCGCGGATAGCGGCCTGAAATTGGTGGTCTGCATCACCGAGGGCGTTCCCACCCTTGACATGGTCAAGGTGCACAAATTCTACCAAGATAAAGGCGTCCGGCTGGTTGGACCGAATGGACCGGGAATTATCACCCCAGGTGAATGTAAAATCGGCATTATGCCCGGCTATATCCATAAGAAAGGCACGATTGGCGTCATCTCGCGCAGCGGCACGCTCACCTACGAGGCGGTTTGGCAGTTGACTAATCTCGGACTGGGCCAATCAACCTGTTTAGGCATCGGCGGCGACTCCATCATCGGCACATCTTTTATTGATGCACTGGAATTATTCCGGGCGGACAAGGATACCAAAGCCATAGTCCTGATCGGCGAAATCGGCGGCACCATGGAAGAGGAGGCTGCGGATTATATCAAAAAGAATATCAAAAAGCCAGTTGTGGCATTCATTGCCGGTAAGACCGCGCCCAAAGGCAAACGCATGGGCCATGCTGGCGCCATTATCTCCGGCGGCAAAGGCACGGCCCAGGAAAAGATAGACAAACTCACGGCCTGCGGCATCAAGGTTGTACCTAACCCGGCGGAAATCGGCAACACAGTTGCCGAGACATTAAAATGA
- the nadC gene encoding carboxylating nicotinate-nucleotide diphosphorylase: protein MIPIHSLISIALKEDIGSGDITTNTLIPTGHKSTAYIIAKEPGFICGLSLIAAIYKRLGRNIRVSLKTRDGAKVKAGQVVAIVKGPTRAILSGERTVLNFLQRLSGIATLTNQFVNKVKGTGVKILDTRKTVPGWRLLDKYAVKAGGGFNHRLGLYDAFLIKNNHIKAMRDSGIRYPVSGIVETLNRICQTKISKHLPLEIEVSNLNQFILALILLNSAPSPKTVIMLDNMTPSQIKEAVTIRNKAGVAKRSPDGYRGRHILLEASGGIILNNIDKFATTGVDYISIGALTHSPKALDMALRII, encoded by the coding sequence ATGATTCCTATACATTCTTTAATCTCCATTGCATTAAAAGAAGATATCGGCTCAGGCGATATCACCACCAACACCCTGATTCCGACCGGGCACAAAAGTACTGCCTATATTATCGCCAAAGAACCGGGCTTTATCTGCGGGCTGTCTCTGATAGCCGCCATCTATAAACGCCTGGGCAGGAATATCCGGGTCTCGCTCAAAACCAGAGACGGAGCTAAGGTCAAGGCCGGCCAGGTCGTGGCTATAGTCAAAGGCCCGACCAGGGCCATTCTGAGCGGCGAGAGAACCGTACTTAATTTCCTCCAACGGCTCTCGGGTATTGCCACCCTGACAAATCAATTTGTTAACAAAGTAAAAGGTACGGGCGTGAAAATCCTGGACACGCGCAAGACCGTGCCTGGCTGGCGTCTGCTGGATAAATATGCGGTCAAGGCCGGCGGCGGATTCAATCACCGCCTGGGACTCTACGACGCATTCCTGATTAAAAATAACCATATTAAAGCAATGCGCGATTCCGGCATCCGGTATCCGGTATCCGGTATCGTAGAAACCCTTAACAGGATATGCCAGACCAAAATATCCAAACATCTTCCTCTTGAAATAGAAGTATCCAACCTCAACCAATTCATCCTGGCCTTGATTCTGCTCAACTCAGCGCCGTCTCCGAAAACAGTGATTATGCTGGACAATATGACGCCGTCACAGATTAAAGAAGCGGTTACTATCAGGAATAAGGCCGGCGTAGCGAAGCGAAGTCCCGATGGCTATCGGGGCAGACATATCCTTCTCGAAGCCTCCGGCGGTATCATCCTTAATAACATCGATAAATTCGCCACTACCGGCGTTGACTATATCTCCATCGGCGCGCTCACTCATTCACCCAAAGCATTGGATATGGCTTTGCGGATAATCTGA